GATGCGGAAGCCATCTTCCCGAAGGAGGCCATCGCCAAGGCCGGCGAGCTGGGCTTCTGCGGCCTGTACGCGCCGGAGCGCATCGAGGGCCTGGCGCTGCCGCGCCTCGATGCCACGCTGGTGTTCGAGGAGATGGCGGCGGTCGATCCGTCGACCACCGCCTTCATCACCATCCACAACATGGCCACGTGGATGCTCGGCACCTGGGGCACGCCGGCCGTGTGCGAGCGTTGGGGCGCCGACCTGACCAGCGGCCGCAAGCTGGCCTCCTACTGCCTCACCGAGCCCGGCGCCGGCTCGGATGCCGGCGCGCTCAAGACCCGGGCCGAGCTGCAGGGAGGCGAGTACGTGATCAACGGCGGCAAGGCCTTCATCTCGGGCGCCGGCGCCACCGACGTGCTGGTGCTGATGGCCCGCACCGGCGGCGGCGGCGCGGGCGGTATCTCGGCACTGGCGGTGCCTGCCGATGCGCCCGGCATCAGCTACGGCAAGAAGGAACACAAGATGGGCTGGAACAGCCAGCCCACCCGCACCATCAGCTTCGACAACGTGCGCGTCCCGGCGGAGAACCTGCTGGGCAGCGAGGGCGAGGGCTTCCGCATCGCGATGAAGGGCCTCGACGGCGGGCGCATCAACATCGCGACCTGCTCGGTCGGCGCGGCGCAGGGCGCGCTCGATGCCTCGCGGCGCTACCTGCACGAGCGCCAGCAGTTCGGCAAGCCGCTGGCCAGTTTCCAGGCCCTGCAGTTCAAGCTGGCCGACATGGCGACCGAGCTGGTGGCCGCGCGGCAGATGGTGCGGCTGGCGGCGAGCAAGCTCGACGCGGGCCACGTCGATGCCAGCACCTATTGCGCCATGGCCAAGCGCTTCGCCACCGACGCCGGCTTCAACGTCTGCAACGAGGCCCTGCAGCTGCACGGCGGCTATGGCTACCTGAGCGAGTTCCCGCTGGAGCGGCTGGTGCGCGATGCGCGCGTGCACCAGATCCTCGAGGGCACCAACGAAATCATGCGCGTGATCGTCTCGCGCAAGCTGCTGGAGGGCGATAGCGACATTCGCTGAGCTTGACATGCGAAAAGCGCACAGCCGAGCTCCGGACCCGAATCCCCGTACCTGAAAACATGACCGACCCTGTAGTTCTCTTCGATGACATCAAGACCGCCGGCGGCCCGCGCTTCGGCGTCGCTACGCTCAATGCGCCGGCCTCGCTCAACTCGCTCTCTGTGGCGATGGTGCGCCTGCTCACGCCCAGACTGCGTGAATGGGCGCAGGACCCGTCCGTGGCCGGCGTGCTGCTGCAGGCCGCGGGCGAAAAGGCCTTCTGCGCCGGCGGTGACCTGCGGCAGCTCTACCAGACGCTGCGCGAATGCGGGCCCGCGCGCAACACCTATGCGGAGGACTTCTTCCGCGAGGAGTATGTGCTCGACCACCTGATCCACACCTACCCGAAGCCCCTGCTGTGCTGGGGCCACGGCATCGTGATGGGCGGCGGCGTGGGCTTGATGGCGGGCGCCTCGCACCGGGTGGTGACGCCGCAGAGCCGCGTCGCGATGCCCGAGATCAACATCGGCCTGTACCCCGACGTGGGCGGCAGCTGGTTCCTGCGGCGCATGCCGGGACGCGTGGGCCTGTTCCTGGCCTTGACCGCGGCACCGCTCAATGCGGCCGATGCGATCTTCTGCGGCCTGGCGGACCTCGTGGTGCCCCAGGACCGCAAGGCGCAATTGCTGGAAGCCATCGCGGCGACAAACTGGCACGGCGAGCCCCTGGCTGACCGGGCCACACTCTCGCGCCTGCTGGCGCACGCGGGGCAGGGTGCGGAGCACCAGCCGTCGAAAGTGCGCGAGCATTTCGACACCATCAACGAACTGATGGCCGGTGACGACCTGCTCGACATCGCGAAGCGCCTGCGCGCACTGCGGTCCGAAGACCCGTGGCTGCAGGGGGCCGCGCAGACCTTCACCAAGGGCTCGCCCAGTTCGGCCGCCGTGTCCTTCGCACTGTGGCAGCGGGTGGCCCGCATGTCGCTGGCCGAGGTGTTCCGCCTCGAATACTGGGCCTCGCTGGGCTTTTGCGCGCACAAGGACTTCGCCGAGGGCATCCGTGCGCTCCTGATCGAGAAGGACCGCAACCCGAAGTGGAATCCGGCCGCGCTCGAGGACATCACGCCGGAATTCGTCGAGGACCACTTGAGGCCGCGCGGCGAGATGCCGCCGGAGCTTGCAGCGCTCACCTAGGACGGACCCCGCCCTCTCGTCCGGTACCCGCATTCACAGGAGACAACAAATGAAGATTGCATTCATCGGCCTGGGCAACATGGGCGCCCCCATGGCCCACAACCTGCACAAGGCCGGCCACGTGCTGAGCGCCTTCGACCTCTCCGCCGAGGCCTGCACGAAGCTCGGCGCAGAGGGCGTGTCCATCGCGCCTTCCGCCGCCGACACGCTGGCCGGCGCCGAGGTAGTGATCAGCATGCTGCCCGCGAGCCAGCATGTGGAGTCGCTCTATTTCGGCAGCGAGGGTCAGCCCGGGCTGCTGGAGCGGATCGCGCCCGGCACGCTGGTGATCGACAGCAGCACCATCGCCGCGGCCACGTCGCGCAAGCTGGCGCAGGCCGGGGCGAAGCGCGGCGTCGCGGTGCTCGATGCGCCGGTCTCGGGCGGCACCGGCGGCGCGATCGCGGGAACACTGACCTTCATGGTGGGTGGCGCCGCGGCCGACCTCGAGCGGGCGCGTCCGGTGCTGGAGAAGATGGGCGCCAACATCTTCCATGCCGGCGAGGCCGGGGCGGGCCAGACCGCCAAGATCTGCAACAACATGCTGCTCGGCATCCTGATGATCGGCACGTCGGAAGCCATCGCGCTGGGCGTCGCCAACGGGCTGGATCCCAAGGTGCTCTCGGAGATCATGCGCCGCAGCTCGGGCGGCAACTGGGCGCTGGAAAAATACAACCCGCTGCCGGGCGTCATGGAGAACGCGCCGGCATCCAAGGGCTACGCGGGCGGCTTCGGCACCGACCTGATGCTCAAGGACCTCGGCCTGGCGCAGGAGAACGCAGCCGCCGTGCGCGCGGCCACGCCGCTGGGCGGGCTGGCGCGCAACCTGTACGCGGCGCACAGCCTGGCGGGGCATGGGGCGCTGGATTTCTCCAGCGTGATCAAGCTGGTGCAGAAGGCGGGCTGAAGCCAAGCCGATCGGCGCCGCCCGTGTGTGCGCGCGTGGCTGCGATGCAGGATCGCAACGCACTGGGGCGCCAACAATTGCACGTCCGGCCGCTGTTACCTGCGCGCCGCCTCCTGCGGACGGGTTCGCGCGCGTGCGAGTGCCTACGATTCGGCGTTGCGCTCGCGTCTGTCGTCCCCATGAAGCATTTCCACCGATTCCTTCGCTCCAAGCCCCGCCTGAGCCTCGCACTCGTCCTTGCCTTTGCCGCACTTGCCGGCGCAGCGGTGTTCTTTCTTCTTCGAGCTGCGCCCGCCGTCCACCAGTTGGAAGGGCCTGCACAGGCGATGCGCAGTGCGCCGCAGGCGTGGACGGCCGTCGAGAAGGACGGGTCCGAGCTGCTGCGCGATCTGCGTGCCGGACGTGTCGGCGCCGTGGGGCTCGCGCCGAACGCGCTCCTCGTCTCCACCACCGGCGGTGAACGCTACTTCGTCGTCGACGGCCGCGGCTCTTTTGCCGCGCTGGCCATCTCGCAGGCCCAGGCAACCGACGCCCACCCGTTCCAGCTTGTCGTGCTGCCGGACAGCACGGTCGGTGCACCTTCCGCGGACAGCCGTGCGCTCACGACGGCGCGCGACCTGGCCGCCATCTTCCTGCCGCTCTTGCTGGTCGCGGTCGTGGTCTACACCATGCGCGACTCGATCGGCGGCGCCGCGAAGCTGGTCGAGAAACCTGCGGATGTCGGCTTCGACGATGTGATCGGTGCCGGCGAGGCCAAGCATGCGCTGCAGGACATCGTCGATTACCTGAAGGACCCGGGACGATACCGAGCCATCGGGGCGCGGGCGCCGTGCGGCGTGCTCATGCTCGGCGGTCCCGGCGTCGGCAAGACCCTCCTGGCGAAGGCGCTGGCGGGCGAGTGCGGCGCAAACTTCATTGCCACGAACGGAAGCGAGTTCACCTCGAAGTTCTATGGCGTAGGCGTGCAAAAGGTCAAGAAACTGTTCGAAACCGCGCGCAAGAACGCGCCGTGCATCCTGTTTATCGACGAGCTCGACGGCATCTCCAAGCGCACTTCGTCGGGTGCCGGGCCGGCCGAATCGGAGAGCAACCGCATCATCAACCAGCTGTTGGTCGAGATGGACGGGTTCGAGGCCAACGAGGGCGTGATCGTGGTCGGCGCGACGAACCTGGAGGAGCATCTCGACGAGGCGCTGCTGCGCGAAGGCCGCTTCGACCGCCGCGTCCACGTCAAGCTGCCGGACGTGCGCGACCGCTGCGCGATCTTCGGGTTGTACATCGGCAAGCTGCGCACCGAGGGCGCGATCGACCATGAGCAGCTTGCCCGTCTGACCACCGGCCTGTCGCCGGCCACCATCGCGCACATCGTCAATCACTCGGCGCTCGTGGCCGCGCGCGCGGGCCGCCGGGCCGTCGCGATGAGCCACCTGATGGAAGCCATCGAGACGACGCGCATCGGCGAGCTCAACGGCGCGCAGCGCGCGCTGGGCGAGTGCGAGCGCCGCTACATCGCCGTGCACGAGGCCGGGCATGCGCTGGTCTCGGCGGTGCTGGGCTACGGCAAGGTCGAGAAGGTCACCATCCTGCCGCGCGGCGGCGCGCTGGGGGTCACGCTCGTGACGCAGGAGGAGGACCAGACGCTGGTGCTCAAGAGCGACATGGAGAAGCACATCCAGATGCTGCTCGGCGGGCGCAACGCCGAGCTCGCCGTCTTCGACGAGGCGTCGAGCGGGGCCAGCCAGGACCTCCAGCAGGCCTCGAGGCTGGCGCTCGACATGGTGGGGCGCTACGGCTTCGCCCAGGACGGCACGCTCTTCAGCATCGGCGCGCTCCCGGCGCAGCATGCCTCCCGGCAGATCTCGGCGGCAGTACGCCAGGCCAACCAGCTGCTCGAGGCGCTGAACCTCCAGTGCCAGCATCTGCTGCGCGCACACCGCCGGGCTCTGGACGCGCTGACCGAGGAACTGCTGGCCCAAGAGACGGTGTCCGGCGAGCGGGTGCTGGAGCTCGTCGGCGCGCGTGCGTCGGTGGCGCTCGTGGCCTGAAGAAGGTGTGAGCGAGCCCGTCCTGGGCAACTGTCAAAAGACCTCGGCGAAGACATCGCCTGTCAGCCTGGCGCCAAGGACCGCGTGCTATTCTTTTTGGGATCTGGACGACTGTCCCAACAATTCTCGGCCATGGTTTCACAACGGGAAAAGCAGGCGGATCGTGTGCCGCGCACACGCGTGGACAAGTTCGCCGAGCGGCGCGCCGAGCTCGGCGAGGCCGCGTTGCACACGCTGGCCACCCTGGGCTACGCCCGCACCAGCCTGCGCGAGATCGCGCAGAACTCCGAGTTCTCGCATGGCGTGCTGCACTACTACTTCAGCGACAAGGTCGACCTGATCGTCTGCAGCGTGCGCCAGTACAAGGCGCGGTGCGTCACCCGCTACGACCGCGTGACCGCGAATGCGGCCAGCTACGACGAGATGATGGAAGGCTTCCTGCGCGACCTGGGCGACACGCTGCGCGACGAGGCCCACATGCACCGGCTGTGGTACGACCTGCGGGCGCAGGCGCTGTTCCTGGAGGCGTTCCGCGCCGACGTGGCGGCTATCGACAACAGCCTGGAGAACATGGTCCTGCGCGTCATGAGGCGCTTCTCGGAACTGGCGGAGGTGCCGCTGGCGCTGTCTCCCTCGGTGCTCTACGCCTTGTTCGACGGGCTGTTCCAGCATTACCTGCTGCGCCACTTGTCGGGCGACGAGGCTGCCGTCGAGGCGTTGCGGGCGGATGCGCGCAGCGCGATCGACACGCTGTTCCGCGTGGCCGCGCACGCCGAGTAGAGCAGGCAGGCCCTAGTAACCGAGCTGCAGCGGATTGCGCCGCGCCACGTCGCGCTGCGTCTGCTCGCGCACCGCGTTGCAATGTGGGTGCCTGGCGTACTGCGCCTTGGCGCACTGCGCCGCCTCGCAGCGCGCCGCTGCGATGAAGTTGAGATGCGCGCAACCGGGTCTCGGGTCGGCAGCACTCGGGCGCGCGACGAGCTTGCGGGACTCCTCCGTCCGCACCGTGCTCACGTCCCTGCCGCGGCGCGGCGGCGGCACCTGCACCAGTTCGCCTTGGGTGGGGCCTGGGGCGACGAGGCTCTCGGCAGGGTCCAGCGCCTCCGCGGGGCGTACCGGTTCGAGAGGCAGGAGCCTCTCGTGGTCGGCCGGCGCCAGGGGTGGGCTTGCAGCATTCACCCGGCTCGCCGGGGGCGCCGGCACGGCGACAACAACAGCGGGCGGCCCGGATGGGGGATTAGGCACCTTGCGCGTCACATAGGCATACCAGCTCACGAAAGCCGTGGTGATCACCACCGACAACACGGCGAAGCGGATCCAGAAGGCGCGCGTCTCGATCGGCAGCATCCCTGGCGTCGGAGCGCCCGGCGGCGGCGGCGCGTGCGGGGTCCGCAGCGCCTTCATGCTCTGGAGCGCGGACGGGCCGGTGGCGGCGAAGGAGGGCAGCTTCGCCGCGCAACCCTTGCAGAACTTGGCGCTCTCGCGGTTCTCGGTCCCGCACTGGTCGCAGACCACCTGCATTTCAGATCTCCCGGGCGAGCCCCCGCGCAGTCAGCAGGGCCTTGAGCCGCCGCACTTCGTGCTGAAGATCCAGGATCAGCGCCGCCGCATCGAGGCCGACGCCGAAGTCGCGCTCCAGCCGGCGCGCATCGAGCGCGCATTGCAGGTCGGCGCTGTGGAAGCACCAGTCGCCCGGACGTTCGGCCGGGCCGCGCACCTCGATGATGCCGATCTCGACGAGTTGAACGACCCAGGCGATCTCGGCGCCGCAGGCATGCGCGAGTTCGTCGGCGCGCAGCGGATGGGTGTTGCCCAGGGGAATGATGTCGAAGGATGGGCTGGCCATGGCGTCAGACTCCCAGATGGCGGCGTGGATCGAAAGGGGCTGCCTGTGCCAACTGTTCGTAGGCTTTGCGCGCGACTTCGGTCTGGGCTGGCGGCAGCGCGATCTCCAGCAGCAGGTACAGGTTGCCCGGCGGCTGGCCCGGCAGGCCGCGTTCCTTGAGCCGCAGCTTGAGGCCGTTGCGCGCGCCTGGCGGCACCGTCACCTCGACCACGCCGCCGCCGGGCGTGGGCACCTTCACCTGCGCGCCAAGCGCGGCCTCGGTCGGCGTGACCGGCAGCGTCATGTAGAGGTCGCGGCCCTCGATGCGATAGAGCTTGTGCGGCGCGATGCGCACCTCGAGGTACAGGTCGCCGGCCGGCTCGCCGCCATGGCCGGGCATGCCTTGCCCGGCGAGCCGGATGTACTGGCCGGGATGCATGCCGGGCGGGATCTTCACGGCGAGCGTGCGCGTCTTCCATTGGGGACGGCCCTGCTCGTCAAGCTCCTGCGAGCGCAGGGTGATCTCGCGCTCGGCGCCTTTCAAGGCGTCCTCGAGCGCGATCTCGATGGCCGCGTGGTGGTCCTCGCCGCGCGCCCGGTATTGGCGGCGCTGGGCGCCGCGGCGCTCGGCCGCGCCGAAGAGCGAGGAAAAGAACTCGCTGAACTCCGCATGGTCCGCCGGGCCCTGGCCCGGACCGCGGTGGAACTCGAAGCCCTCGTCCCAGCCCGGCGGCGGCTGGAAGCCCTCGCCGGGGCCCGCGCCCGCACGGCGGCCCTGCGCGACCTGGTCGGCCAGCGCATCGTAGGCGGCACGCTTCTCCTTGTCGCGCAGCACGTCGTTGGCCTCGTTGATCTCGCGCATGCGCCGGTCGGCGTCAGGTTCCTTGCTGACGTCCGGGTGGTACTTGCGCGCGAGCTTGCGGTAGGCCTTGCGGATTTCCTCTTCCGTCGCGGTGCGCTCGACGCCGAGCGCCTGGTAGTAGTCTTTGAAGTCCATGGCGGTAATGGGCGGCTTCGGGAGCCGTTCAGGCCAACGCGGCCCCACCATCCGAATGGTGCAGGAGCGGCCTCACCGTCCATGTAGGACCGCTTCGCTCGAAGCGCAAGGGCTGCGCGTTGCCGAGGACGCTGCGATCCGGCGGGATGCCAAGCGCCGCCACCAGCACGTGGAGCGAGCCGCCATGCGCCACGATCAGCACCGGCGCCGGGTGCGCCAGCGCCGCCTCCAGCGCGGCGCGCTTGCGCGCGACGAACTGGGGCAGGGTCTCGCCGCCCTCGGGTTCGCAGGCCCAGTCCAGTTCGGCGGAGGAAGTCCCGATGAGGGCGCCGAAGTTGCGCTCTCGCAGGGCCTCGAAGTGCAGAGGTGCCATGCCCAGGCCGCCGGCGACCGCATGGGCCGTGTCGAAGGCCCGCCGGGCATCGCTGCAGACCACGGTGCGGATCGGCTCGCCGGCCAGCCGCTCGGCAGCGCGCGCCGCCTGCTGCAGGCCGAGCGTGCTCAGCGGCGCGTCGACCGCCTGGAAGATCCGCTGTGCATTGCCCGCGGTCTGGCCGTGGCGCAGGAAGTAGAAGTGGTCGCAGACCGGTGCCAGCGGCCGGGCCGCGGCGAGTTCGATCAATCGGGCAAGGCCATCGTGCATGCAGGTCCTCTTTCAGCTTGGGAAGCGTGCGCGGTACCAGTCGGCCGCCTGCATGCGCGAGGCCAGGTCGAGCCGGTCGAGGATGCGCGCGACGTGGCGCTTCACGGTGTGCGGGCTCAGGTCCAGGGCCCGCGCGATCAACTTGTTGCTCTGGCCGTAGGCCAGCAATGCGAGGACCTGGAGTTCCCGCGCGCTGAGGCCTGCGTTCTGCTGGGGTGCCGAGGCAGGCGCCTTCTGCACGCCGGCCTTGAACCGCCGCGCGATCTCGATCCATCGGCGCAAGGCCGCCAGCCCTTCGGCGGGTGCGGCGCCATCCCACGAGGCGAGGGACAGCTCGCCCAGGCTCTGCGCGCCCATGACCAGGACCTGGCCCACGTTGCCGCTGGTTTCGACTCGTTCGATCAAGGGCTCCAGCGCCCTCCAGGCGGCCGCCGGCGCGCCATCGGCAAGCTCGGCGAGGGCCAGCCGTGTCCGGACCATCGCATCGAGGCAGTTGGTGTCGAGCATGGCCGTTCTTGTCACCAATGCGCGAAGCGTCGCCCGGGCCTCGGCGACGCGGCCTTCCTGAAATGCGAGATGCGCCTCGAGAGCGCGGATGAACATCTGCATGCAGGGGTTCTCCTTGCCGGCGTCCGCCTGGAGCTCAGGCAGGTACCTGCGCACGGTCGGCCAATCCCCGATGACGGCGGAGTTCCTTACGGCGATGGCAAGGAATGTGACGGACAGATCGCCGCACTGCCTCAGCGATGCTGCCTGCGCGACGATGGCATCGCAGGTCGCACGCACCGCCTCCTTGTCGTCGCAGATGACCTGGTACATCGCGTTCAGCGAGAGCAGACGAATGCGCAAGCCTGCGGGCTGGCCCAGCCAATGGGTGTCTTCCTCGATTCTTTGAAGCGCGGCCTCCATTTCGGCGGCCCGGCCTTGCCAAAGAAGCAGCCACGCTTCCAGCATGTCCGCGGTGGATTGCAGGGACCAGTTCCTGTCGCCCGTGGCCTCCCTGGCACCGTCGACCAGGCGCTGGATCTGCGTACTCACGCCGGGGCGGCTGATGTGCATGTTGATGCGGGGCATGCAGCGGAACCACAGCTCGGCGCTGCCCCTTCGCGTGAGCAGGTCGACCATCTTGGCAAGATGACGGCCGGGACCGTCGACCGGGCCATTCTGGGCCTCGTGCCAGAAGGCGAGCAGTTCGCCCAGCACCTCGGTTTCGAGATCCATGGGCTGTTTGCGAACGGCCTGGCTCAGCCGCAGGGCGTCGTCCACGTTGCCGCAGAAGAACTCGGCCATCGCCTGCGCAGCGCGGGCGCGCTGCGCGTCGCCGTGCCGCCCCGCGGCATCGAAGCCAGCCGCGGCATGCTCCATGTTCGACCGTACCGTGGCGTACTGGTATCGCGGCCAGGCGCACAAGCCTCGGGCATAGGCGAGCAAGGGCGAGCGGGCCTGGATGTCGGCCGGAAACTGCTCGATGATGCGAATGATCTGGGCACTTCGATCGTCGGCCAGCATGTCCGCCATCGCGTCGGCGAGGCTCTGCTCTGACTCCTCCCATGCGCCCGCGCGCAGGTACGTGAGCGTGCGGCGCAGCGGATCGGGTTCGCCCTGGGCAGCGCGGCGCAGCAGTGCCGGTACTTCCTCGGGATAGACCTGACGCAATCGCTCCTCCAGGAAATCGCGGAAGAGGTCGTGCAGGCGCAGTGTCAGTTCCTCGCCATCGAGCACGGAGCTGAACAGCCGGCGGCGCCCGACGTCTTCCAGCAGTTCGGCCGCGCGCGGGTTGCCGCTGATCTGCCTGCAGCGCGGCACCGTGAGTTCGGGAAGCACCGAGCAGCGCAGCAGAAAGGCCTGCAGTTCGCCCGGTAGCTGTTCGAGGACCTCGCTGGCCAGGTAATCGAACAGGTGCCGATTGCTGAGCCGGATGCCTTTCGGCGCCGTGATGGCCGAGTGCTCCGATGCTTCGAGGCTCAGGCTGAGCCCGGCGGCCCAGCCCTGGGTCCGCTCATGCAGGTGCCTGGCTTGCTCGGGGTCGTCGGCGCCCGTGGCATGGCGCCAGAGCTCCTGCACTTCCTTCATCGAGAAGCTCAGCGCGGCTTCGTCGAACTCGGCCAGTTCCCGCCGTGCGCGCCACCGCGCGAGCGCCAGCGGCGGCTCCACGCGCGAGGAAATCACCAGCGTCCAGTTCTGCGGCAGGCCCTCCAGCAGCTGATTCAGGAACTCGAAGACGCGCGCGTCCGCGATGGCATGCAGGTCATCCAGCACGAGCACGCCGCCGTTCGGCGTGTCCGTGGCTTCGAGTGTGTTGAGCAAGGCCGGCGCCGCCTCGCGCAGGCGGCCCTGATCCACCAGCGCAAGCAAGGCCTCGGGCGCCAGGCGCCATGGTGGATCCAGCGGCTCCAGCGCCTCGATCAGGTGGGCCAGGAGCCGCTGGAGATCGTCGTCCTCGTCGGCGGTCAGCCAGGCGACCGCACAGCCCGCGGGAAGCCGCTGCAACTGTCGCGACAAAGCGGCCGTCTTGCCGTAGCCCGCCGGCGCTACGAGAAGCACCAGCCGTCGGCTCGCCAGCGCGTCGCCGAGCTGCTGTTCGAGCTCGCTGCGTTCGATCAGGCCGCTGCGGAAACGCGGCGTCTGGATCTTGGCTCTGGCGAGGCTGGCGGACTGCATGGGGATGCCGGACTATAGCCCTGCAGAGGGGGGTGGACTCAGGTGTCGAAGCGCGTGCGGTACCACTGACCCGCCTGCATGCGCGAGGCCAGGTCGAGCCGATCGAGGATGCGTGCCACATGGCGCTTGACGGTGTGCGGGCTCAGGTCCAGCGCCCTGGCGATCAGCTTGTTGCTTTGCCCGGCAGCCAGTAAAGCGAGGACTTCGAGCTCCCGCTGGCTGAGACCCGCATTCTCCTGGGCTGCCGGGCTGCGTGGCTTCTTCTGCGCGCCGGACTTGAAGCGCCGTGCGACCTCGGTCCATTCGCGCAAGACCGCCAGTCCCTCCCTGGAAGCCGCATCTCCCCAAGAGGCGAGCGATAGCTCGTTCAGACCCTGCGCACCCGTGACCAGGACCTGGCCTACATTGCCGCTGGACACGACGCGCTCGATCAGCGGCTCCAGTGCCGCCCAAGCTGCTGCCGGTGAACCATCGGCCAGCTCGGCGAGCGCAAGCCAAGTCCGCACCATGGCATCGAGGAACATCGTGTCGAACTCGGCAGACTTTGCGGCAAGCTCGCGAAGCGTCTTCAGCGCCTCGCCGGCGCGCCCTTCCTGGAATGCGAGCTGCGCCTCGATGCTGCGCAGGAACATCCGCATGCAGGGGCTCTCATGGCCGACCTGGACCGCGAGGGCAGGCAAGTGCATTCGCACGGCCGGCCAGTCCCCGATGGCGGCAGAGGCCCTCACGACGATGGAAAGGTATTGCAAAGGCAGATCGCTGGACGGGTCCAGCAATGCAGCATGCGCGGCCATGGTGTCACGGGTCTCGCGGACAGCGTCCGTGTCGTCGCAGATCAACTGATAGTTGACCTTCAGCGTCAGCAGCCGAACATGCAAACCAGCGGGCTGGCCCAGCCACTGCGCATCTTCTTCTATGTTCTGGAACGCGACCTCCAGTTCGGCGATCCTGCCTTGCCAGAGATGCAGCCAGGCGTCCATGAGGTTCGCGTTGGCATGCAGGGACCACTGGCCGTCCCCCATGGAGGCCCTGGCGCCGTCGACCATGCGCCGAATCTGCTCGCTCACCTGGGGGCGGCTGCTGAACATGTTCACGCGGGGCATGCAGCGAAACCACAGTTCGGCGCTGTGCCCTTGTTCCAGCAGGTCGATCGTCCTGGCAAGGTGATGGCCGGGTCCGTCGACCGGCCCGTGATGGCCCTCGTACCAGAAGTCGAACAGTTCGCCGAGCGTCTCGGTCTCGAGATCCATGGATCGGGAGCGAACCGTCTGGCTCAGGCACCGGGCCTGCGCCATGTGGCCGCAGAAGAACATCGCCAGGGCCTGCATCGCCCGCGCGCGCTGCGCGTCGCCGTGCCGCCCCAGTGCATCGAAGCCGGCCGCCGCATGCTCCATATGCGACCGGACCGCGCCGTACTGGTAGCGCGGCCAGGCGCACCAGCCCCGGATATAGGCGAGCAAGGGCGAGCGCGTCTGGATGTCGGCAGGAAACTGCTCGATGATGCGAATCACCTCGGCGCCTTTGTCGGAAGCCAGCAGGTCCGCCGTCGCGTCGGCCAGGCATTGCTGGGCCTCATCCAAGGCGCCTGCGCGCAGGTACATGAGCGTGCGGCGCACGGGATCGATCTCGCCCTGCGCGGCAAGACGCAGCAGCGCCGGCACTTCGTCGGGATGGAGCCGGCGCAGGCGCTCCTCCAGGAAGTCGCGAAAGAGATCGTGCAGGCGCAGCGTCAGCTCTTCGGTGTCGAGCACCGAGCTGAACAGCCGGCGGCGTTCGATGTCCTCCAACAGCCGGGCCGACCGCGGGTTGCCGCTGATCTGCTTGCAGCGCGGCACCGTGAGTTCGGGCAGCAAGGAGCAGCGCAGCAGGAACTCCTGCAGTTCGCCCGGCAGTTCTTCGAGGACTTCGCTGGCCAGATAGTCGAACAAGCGGCGGCGGTTGTGCCGCACGCTCGTCGGCGCCGTGGCGGCCGACCTTTGCGACGCTTCGAGGCTGAGGCTGAGTCCG
Above is a window of Variovorax sp. RA8 DNA encoding:
- a CDS encoding DnaJ C-terminal domain-containing protein: MDFKDYYQALGVERTATEEEIRKAYRKLARKYHPDVSKEPDADRRMREINEANDVLRDKEKRAAYDALADQVAQGRRAGAGPGEGFQPPPGWDEGFEFHRGPGQGPADHAEFSEFFSSLFGAAERRGAQRRQYRARGEDHHAAIEIALEDALKGAEREITLRSQELDEQGRPQWKTRTLAVKIPPGMHPGQYIRLAGQGMPGHGGEPAGDLYLEVRIAPHKLYRIEGRDLYMTLPVTPTEAALGAQVKVPTPGGGVVEVTVPPGARNGLKLRLKERGLPGQPPGNLYLLLEIALPPAQTEVARKAYEQLAQAAPFDPRRHLGV
- a CDS encoding histidine phosphatase family protein translates to MHDGLARLIELAAARPLAPVCDHFYFLRHGQTAGNAQRIFQAVDAPLSTLGLQQAARAAERLAGEPIRTVVCSDARRAFDTAHAVAGGLGMAPLHFEALRERNFGALIGTSSAELDWACEPEGGETLPQFVARKRAALEAALAHPAPVLIVAHGGSLHVLVAALGIPPDRSVLGNAQPLRFERSGPTWTVRPLLHHSDGGAALA
- a CDS encoding LuxR C-terminal-related transcriptional regulator; this encodes MQSASLARAKIQTPRFRSGLIERSELEQQLGDALASRRLVLLVAPAGYGKTAALSRQLQRLPAGCAVAWLTADEDDDLQRLLAHLIEALEPLDPPWRLAPEALLALVDQGRLREAAPALLNTLEATDTPNGGVLVLDDLHAIADARVFEFLNQLLEGLPQNWTLVISSRVEPPLALARWRARRELAEFDEAALSFSMKEVQELWRHATGADDPEQARHLHERTQGWAAGLSLSLEASEHSAITAPKGIRLSNRHLFDYLASEVLEQLPGELQAFLLRCSVLPELTVPRCRQISGNPRAAELLEDVGRRRLFSSVLDGEELTLRLHDLFRDFLEERLRQVYPEEVPALLRRAAQGEPDPLRRTLTYLRAGAWEESEQSLADAMADMLADDRSAQIIRIIEQFPADIQARSPLLAYARGLCAWPRYQYATVRSNMEHAAAGFDAAGRHGDAQRARAAQAMAEFFCGNVDDALRLSQAVRKQPMDLETEVLGELLAFWHEAQNGPVDGPGRHLAKMVDLLTRRGSAELWFRCMPRINMHISRPGVSTQIQRLVDGAREATGDRNWSLQSTADMLEAWLLLWQGRAAEMEAALQRIEEDTHWLGQPAGLRIRLLSLNAMYQVICDDKEAVRATCDAIVAQAASLRQCGDLSVTFLAIAVRNSAVIGDWPTVRRYLPELQADAGKENPCMQMFIRALEAHLAFQEGRVAEARATLRALVTRTAMLDTNCLDAMVRTRLALAELADGAPAAAWRALEPLIERVETSGNVGQVLVMGAQSLGELSLASWDGAAPAEGLAALRRWIEIARRFKAGVQKAPASAPQQNAGLSARELQVLALLAYGQSNKLIARALDLSPHTVKRHVARILDRLDLASRMQAADWYRARFPS
- a CDS encoding helix-turn-helix transcriptional regulator gives rise to the protein MQSTSFARAKIQTPRFRRGLIERGELEKRLGNALAHRRLVLLIAPAGYGKTAALSRQLQRLHAGYAIAWVTADAHDDLQRLLAHLIEALEPLDPPWRLAPEALFERVAQGRLRETATALLGTLEATDTPGHGVIVLDDLHAIADARVFEFLGHLLEGLPPNWTLVIASRVEPPLALGRWRARREVAEFDQAALSFSKQEVQDLWRHASGEDDPEQADRLLERTQGWAAGLSLSLEASQRSAATAPTSVRHNRRRLFDYLASEVLEELPGELQEFLLRCSLLPELTVPRCKQISGNPRSARLLEDIERRRLFSSVLDTEELTLRLHDLFRDFLEERLRRLHPDEVPALLRLAAQGEIDPVRRTLMYLRAGALDEAQQCLADATADLLASDKGAEVIRIIEQFPADIQTRSPLLAYIRGWCAWPRYQYGAVRSHMEHAAAGFDALGRHGDAQRARAMQALAMFFCGHMAQARCLSQTVRSRSMDLETETLGELFDFWYEGHHGPVDGPGHHLARTIDLLEQGHSAELWFRCMPRVNMFSSRPQVSEQIRRMVDGARASMGDGQWSLHANANLMDAWLHLWQGRIAELEVAFQNIEEDAQWLGQPAGLHVRLLTLKVNYQLICDDTDAVRETRDTMAAHAALLDPSSDLPLQYLSIVVRASAAIGDWPAVRMHLPALAVQVGHESPCMRMFLRSIEAQLAFQEGRAGEALKTLRELAAKSAEFDTMFLDAMVRTWLALAELADGSPAAAWAALEPLIERVVSSGNVGQVLVTGAQGLNELSLASWGDAASREGLAVLREWTEVARRFKSGAQKKPRSPAAQENAGLSQRELEVLALLAAGQSNKLIARALDLSPHTVKRHVARILDRLDLASRMQAGQWYRTRFDT